The genome window AGACCGGTACGGATGCCCGAGGCGGGCCCCGCGCCGGACCGCCGGCCGGCGGCGGTTCCCGTGCCGTCGGCCGTACCTGGGCCGGTGCCGGTGGTCGTACCGGTGCCGGTGGCCGCACCGAGGCCCGTGGCGCCCGCGGCGCCCGGACGCTCCGGCTCCCGCCGCCCCCGTATCCCCCTCATGCTCATGTTCATGTCGTCGCCCCGCCCGCTCAGGCCTTGAGCTTGTAGCCGAAGCCGCGGACCGTCTCGATCCGGTCCTGGCCGATCTTCGCGCGCAGCCGCTGGACATGGACGTCCACGACCCGGGTGTCGCCGCCCCAGCCGTAGTCCCAGACGCGTTCGAGCAGCTTGTCGCGGGAGAGGACCGTACCGGGCGCGGAGGAGAACTCCAGCAGCAGCCGCATCTCGGTCGGCGTCAGCGCCACCGGCTCCCCGGACTTCCGTACCTCCATGCCCACGGTGTCGATCACCAGTTCGCCGAACTCGCCGAAGGTGAGCACCCCGCCGGTGCTCGCGGCCCCGGCCTCCTCGGCCTTGGTGTCGCCGCTCGCGTGTCCGAAGCGGCGCAGCACCGCGCGGATCCGGGCGACCAGGACGGCACCGTCGAACGGCTTGGTCACGTAGTCGTCGGCGCCCGCCTCCAGGCCCAGCACCACGTCGATGGAGTCGGCGCGCGCGGAGAGCATGATCACGGGGACGGTCGACTCGTCACGGATACGGCGGCACAGGGAGACCCCGTCCAGGCCCGGAACCATGACGTCGAGGAGCGCGATGTCGGGCCGGTCCGCGCGGAACGCCTCCAGCCCCGAGAGTCCGTCGGGCATCGCCGTGACCGCGAAACCGTCCCGCTCCAGGGCGAGTTGGGTGGCCTCGCGGATGACGTCGTCGTCCTCGACGAACAGGACATGGGTCTGCTCTGCCATCCGGTGATCTCGCTCGCTCTCGGTCGGGTGGGCCGGTACGGGGCCGGTACGGGGGTGGTGCGCGTGGGCGTCAGCTCTGCTCGGGCGTCGCCGACTCCGCGCCGCCCGCGGCCGTGCTGTACTCGGTACGGGTGCTGGACCGCTGGACGAAGGCGTCCTTGATCCAGCGGTAGGTGGTGACTTCCTCGCTGGACGGATACGAGGACGGGTCGCCATTCTCGTACAGCTGCCGGGTGACCAGGAGGTCGCCCCGGTCGATCTCCGCGTAGACCGGCGGCTGTTCGGACAGGAACACGCTCCGGTAGCCGCCCTTCTCCGCGCGGTACACGTACGAGGCCACACCGACGGCGTCCGCGCAGGTCATCACATTGACCACGAGGTCGTCGGACGAACCACCGGTCAGATCCCCGTACGTCACGTCCACCGGGTACTCGTCGGCCACACACGGCTTGAGGTCGCTCTTGACCGTCTTGCTGACCTCCGGGTCCGCGCGGACCATCCGGACGATGTCGTCGACGCTAGGGTGATCGCCGTCACGGGCGCCGTCGGCCGACGCGGAGGCGGACGGCGAGGCCGCGCCCGCCGCCAGGGAGTCGCTGTCGGCCGGCCCCTCGTCGCGGGCGCCGGTACCGCCGGTGCCGCAGGCGGAGACGGAAAGACCGAGGGCGGCGAGCACGGCCACCGCCGTGATCACCGCCTTCGTGACCTGCCCGGCCCCTGGGCCCGGACCGGCCGCTGTGCTCAGGCCGCGCAACGCTCCTGCTCCTCGCTCGCTTCGAGCGCACGGGCGGCGCGCTCATCGATGTCCCGTGACTCCAGCTCCTCACGGAGCCGGGCCAGCGCGCGGTGCAGCGTGCTCTTGACCGTGCCGGCCGACATGCCGAGGGCGGCGGCCGTCTCCTCCGTGGACATCTGCTCCCAGTGTCGCAGCACCACGACACTGCGCTGCTTGGGAGCCAGCACCTTCATGATGTCCATCAGGAGGGCGCGGTCCGCGTGCTGCTCGGTGGAGTCGTCGACGCAGGCGTCCGGCAGCTGCTCGGTCGGGACCTCCTCCAGCTTCCGGGCCCGCCACCACTCCGTACGCGTGTTGATCATGACCCGGCGCAGATAGGCGTCCGCGAGCCGCTTGTCCGCGATGCCGTCCCAGCGGCCGTACGTCCGGGCCAGCGCCGTCTGCAGCAGATCCTGGGCGTCCACCGGATCCGGGACGAGCCGGCGGGCGCTGCGCAGCAGCGCGTCCTGCCGGGTACGGACGTACTCCTCGAATTCGAGCACCTCGCCGTGCGCCATGATCAACCGCCTCCGTTCCCCGTTTCCGGCGCCCGCGCTCCCCGCGCGCTCCGCCGGTTGTCCGCCGCTTCGTATCGCTTCATGTCGCTCGTCCCGCCGGATCCGCTGGTTCGTTTCGCGGGTTCCTGCGGTACGTCCATGAAGTTACGGAGGGGTTGTCACGGGGACGTCCGAGGCAGCCTGCGGAGAACGCTCGGCTGTCCGTCGGTTGTGTAACGGAAGTAGGGACGGGGTAAAGCAGGCCCTGCTTTGGGGTGGGTATGAGGCGATTTACCCCGCCGGGTGGCACGGGGACTTGTGTTGCGGTGATGGCTCGGCGATGAGGGGGCCGTGATTGCCGTCAGGTGAGAGGGAGGCGGTAGAGACCGCCCGGGAGGGGCTCCACCAGCCCGTCGGAGACCAGCCCGTCGAGGGCGCGGGCGCGTTGCACCGGCTCGTCCCACACCCGGTCCAGAACCGCCTGCGGCACGGGCGCGATCGCCTCCCGCAGGACGGCGAGGAGCTTGCCGCGGACCTGACGGTCGGTACCGGCGTACGTCTGGGCGCGCCGCGCCGGACCCTCGTGCGCGGGCTTCCCGGCCAGCCGCCACGCGCACTGCCCGGCGATCGGACAGTGCCCGCACGTCTCGTTCTTCGCCGTGCACACCAGTGCGCCCAGCTCCATCGACGCGGCGGCCCAGCGGGACGCCGTCCCCTCGTCCTCGGGCAGCAGGGCGCGGGCGAGCTTCCGCTCGGCGGCCGTGGTCGCGTTCGGCGGGTACTGCGTACCGCTGACCGCGCGGGCGAACACCCGGCGCACGTTCGTGTCGAGCACGGCGTGCCGTTGCCCGTACGCGAACGACGCCACCGCCGCGGCCGTGTACTCGCCGATGCCCGGCAGTGCGAGCAGCTGCGCGTGCTCCCGGGGTACGTCCCCGCCGTGCCGTTCCGTTATGGCGACCGCCGCGCCGTGCAGCCGTAGCGCGCGACGCGGGTAGCCGAGGCGGCCCCAGGCGCGGACGGCCTCGCCCGGTGGTTCCTTCGCGAGGTCCGCGGGGCGGGGCCAGCGCGCCAACCACTGTTCGTAGACGGGGAGTACGCGGTTGACCGGGGTCTGCTGGAGCATGAACTCGCTGACCATCACCCCCCAGGGGCCGGCCTCCGGGCGCCGCCAGGGCAGATCACGGGCGTGCGTCTCGAACCAGGAGATCACCGGGGTGTGCAGGGCGGTGGCGGTGGGCGTGGGGGCGGGAGTGGGGGTTGCGGTGGCTGGGCTGCTCTGGGGTTTCGTGGGTGCAGTCATGGCACGGTCGATCCTGCCATGCGGGTTCTGGTGGGGGCGGCTTCTGGTGGGGGGTGTCTGGGGTTCGTCTGCCGGGTGCGGGTCCGGTGAAGCTTCTCGCGCAGTTCCCCGCGCCCCTGAAAAGCCGGGGCTGCGCCCCTGGCTTTTCAGGCCCGCAGGGGCCTGGTCCTTTAGGGGCGCGGGGAACTGCGCGAGAAGCCCCACGCACCCGCACCCGCCGACGAAAGCCGCACCCCCGAGTTCATCCGCGCTCAACCACCGCCGGCCGGGGACCACCCCAGCTCCGGCCCCAGCTTCGTCGCGATGTCCGTCAGGATCTGGACATAGTCCTCGTGTTCGAAGGTGAACGGCAGCGCGAACGCGACCTCGTCGATCTCGCGGAACGCGACATGCGCGCGCAACCGCTCGGCGATCTCCGCGGACGTCCCCACCAGATCGGGCGCGAAGAGAAGCCGCCCCGGCCCCTGCGGCGCGGCCGTCCGCGGCAGCCGCTTCGCCGCGTACGCCTCGTACTTGGCGCGCTGCTCCGGCGTCGCCGAGTCCGTGGGGATGACGACCAGCCCCTGCGAGACCCGGGCCCGCTCCCCGTCGGGGTGGTGCGCCCGGAACTCCCGGACGTGGGCGAGCTGGACCCCGGCGAAGTCCACGGCCTCGGCGGCGCCGTCCACCGCCTCCGGTCCCTCCGCCTTCACCACGCTGCTGGTCAGGAAGTTCATACCGTTCTCCCCGGCCCAGCGCGCCGAGCGCAGGCTGCCGCCGCCGTACCACATACGGCCGCCCAGCCCGGGGGAGTGCGGCTGGACCCGGTCGGAGAACACCTCGAAACCCTCGGTGCCGCTGAAGTCGGTGGCCGCCTCGCCCCGGACGAAGCCGAGGAGCCGCCGGACGCGTGCGAAGCCGAAGTCCTCCGCGTCGGCGGTGTCCGGGTAGAGCGCCGACTTGACGGTGTCGTAGTGCATCGGTGGTCCGACGCTGACCCCCGGGTTGATCCGGCCTCCGGACAGGAGGTCGACCGTGGCCAGGTCCTCGGCGAGCCGCAGCGGGTTCTCCCAGCCCAACGGGATGACGGCGGTGCCCAGTTCGATACGGCTGGTGCGCTGCGAGGCCGCCGCCAGGACCGCGACGGGCGAGGAGATGCCGTACTGGAGATGACGGTGGCGCAGCCACGCGCTGTCGAAGCCGAGCCGTTCGCCGAGTTCGATGATCTCCAGCGTCGACTCGTGGCCCCGGCGCGGGTCGGCCTCGTCGAACAGCCCGATGGTCAGAAACCCCAGCCTCCGCAAGGGCCTCGACGCGGGTGCGGCGGTGCCGGCCTCCACGGATCCGTCCATCGTCTTCTCCAAGTCCTCCGACGCGCTTCGGTGGTGAGGACGATTGTGGCAGGTGGGGCCGGGGGACGACGAGGGTGGTCGGTGGCTGCCGACCGTGGAGGGGTGGAGGGTCCCTGTAGGGGGGTTCCGTGAATGTGTTTTCTGAACGGGTGCGCGGTGCCCGGGAGTTGGTGCTGTCCGCGTCGTCCTGTTCCGGTCACGGAACGTGCTCGTACGGCCGCTACGATCACGTACCGCGATCATGGGGCGCCCGGTCGGGGCGGTGTCGGGAACGACCGGAATGATGATCCGGAAAAGTTGGGGTTTCGGGCGGCGGGTGGGGCCTGGGAAGGGCCGGATCTCTCGTACAGTTTGCGCCGTGGGATCTCTGCGCAATCCGATCGGGCCGCTTCCCTCCACCATCTACTGGCGACGGAGGGCCATTCTGCTGACCGTTCTCGGTCTGCTCGCGATCCTGATCGTGTGGGTCGTCGCCGGCGGCGGTGGGAACGGTGACAACAACGCGGGCGGGTCCGACGGAAAGAATCCCGCGCCCTCGATCACTCCCGGGCCGTCCGGTTCCGGGCCCGCGATCAGTGAAGCGCCGGGCGGGCGGGACGAGTCGGGCGACGAGTCGAGTGCGGGCGGTGACGGCGACGGGTCCGGTTCGGGGTCGGGTTCCGGCTCGGGTTCGGGTGGCGGGTCCGAGGGGGCCGGTGGTGCGCCCGGGGCCGCGGGTGGTGGTACGTCGGACGACGGGGGCAAGAACGGGAGCAGTTCCGGTGAGCAGGTGCCGGCGGGGTCCAGTCTGCCCAACTGCGCCGCCGGGGCTGTGAAGTTGACCGTGCGCAGTGTGCGGAACGCCTATGAGCCCGGGGTGAACCCCACGTTCGAACTCATCGCGCGGAACTCCTCCGGCGGGGACTGCAAGCTCGATCTCGGGCCGGACAACACGGTGGTGACGATCACGGCGGCCGACGGGGACGACGCGTTCTGGGCGTCGGACGACTGCCATGAGACTGCGGGGAGTCTGCTGTTCAGGGTGCCGGCCGGGGATCGGGTCACCTACACCGTGGAGTGGAACCGGGACGCGAGCGCGCCCAACTGTGCCACTCCGTCGGCGGGTTCGGCCGTCGCGGGGACGTATCTCGTGGAGGCGAAGGCGCCGGGGCTGGCGACGGCCCGGACGTCGTTCGTGCTGGAGAAGGACTGACGGGGTAGGGCCGCGCCCCTGAAGGCCGGAGGAGGGCCGCGCCCCTGAAAGCCTGAAAGAACGGGCCTGCGGCCCTCCTTCAGGCTTTCAGCAGGGGTGGCGGTTCAGACGTACCTCTCCAGGATCGACGACTCCGCCAGGCGGGACAGGCCCTCGCGGACGCTGCGGGCGCGGGCCTCGCCCACTCCGTCGACGGTCTGGAGGTCGTCGACGCTGGCGGCGAGGAGCTTCTGGAGGCCGCCGAAGTGTTCGACGAGGCGGTCGATGATGGCGCCCGGGAGGCGGGGGACCTTGGCGAGGAGGCGGAAGCCCCGGGGGGAGACCGCGGAGTCCATGCCCTCGGGGGAACCGGTGTAGCCGAGGGCGCGGGCGACCGTGGGGAGTTCGAGGAGCTCCGCGTGGGTCAGGGCGTCGAGTTCGTGGAGGGCCTCGTCGACCGTGCGGGAGCGCTTGGCCGTGGGTTCCGGGACGTAGTCGCGGACCAC of Streptomyces phaeolivaceus contains these proteins:
- the cseB gene encoding two-component system response regulator CseB; protein product: MAEQTHVLFVEDDDVIREATQLALERDGFAVTAMPDGLSGLEAFRADRPDIALLDVMVPGLDGVSLCRRIRDESTVPVIMLSARADSIDVVLGLEAGADDYVTKPFDGAVLVARIRAVLRRFGHASGDTKAEEAGAASTGGVLTFGEFGELVIDTVGMEVRKSGEPVALTPTEMRLLLEFSSAPGTVLSRDKLLERVWDYGWGGDTRVVDVHVQRLRAKIGQDRIETVRGFGYKLKA
- a CDS encoding SigE family RNA polymerase sigma factor; the protein is MAHGEVLEFEEYVRTRQDALLRSARRLVPDPVDAQDLLQTALARTYGRWDGIADKRLADAYLRRVMINTRTEWWRARKLEEVPTEQLPDACVDDSTEQHADRALLMDIMKVLAPKQRSVVVLRHWEQMSTEETAAALGMSAGTVKSTLHRALARLREELESRDIDERAARALEASEEQERCAA
- a CDS encoding HhH-GPD family protein, with product MTAPTKPQSSPATATPTPAPTPTATALHTPVISWFETHARDLPWRRPEAGPWGVMVSEFMLQQTPVNRVLPVYEQWLARWPRPADLAKEPPGEAVRAWGRLGYPRRALRLHGAAVAITERHGGDVPREHAQLLALPGIGEYTAAAVASFAYGQRHAVLDTNVRRVFARAVSGTQYPPNATTAAERKLARALLPEDEGTASRWAAASMELGALVCTAKNETCGHCPIAGQCAWRLAGKPAHEGPARRAQTYAGTDRQVRGKLLAVLREAIAPVPQAVLDRVWDEPVQRARALDGLVSDGLVEPLPGGLYRLPLT
- a CDS encoding LLM class flavin-dependent oxidoreductase, whose product is MDGSVEAGTAAPASRPLRRLGFLTIGLFDEADPRRGHESTLEIIELGERLGFDSAWLRHRHLQYGISSPVAVLAAASQRTSRIELGTAVIPLGWENPLRLAEDLATVDLLSGGRINPGVSVGPPMHYDTVKSALYPDTADAEDFGFARVRRLLGFVRGEAATDFSGTEGFEVFSDRVQPHSPGLGGRMWYGGGSLRSARWAGENGMNFLTSSVVKAEGPEAVDGAAEAVDFAGVQLAHVREFRAHHPDGERARVSQGLVVIPTDSATPEQRAKYEAYAAKRLPRTAAPQGPGRLLFAPDLVGTSAEIAERLRAHVAFREIDEVAFALPFTFEHEDYVQILTDIATKLGPELGWSPAGGG